TCGAGCAGCAGGGAGTACTGCACCCAGAAATAGAGGTGCTGGACATTGGTGCTGGAGCAGGTACTTTCACCATTCCTCTGGCCCCGCAGGTAAAAAAAGTAGTGGCCCTGGAACCGGCTCTGGCCGTACTGGCCGCCTTGCAAAAGAAGGTGGAAGCGGAAGGGCTGACAAACGTTCAATTTCTGGACCTAGAATGGGAGAAGATTGACCCAGTGGTAGAGCGCCTGGCCGGCAAGTTCGACCTGGTCTTTGCCTCCCTCACGCCGGGGGTGCGGGATGTGGAAACCCTTGAAAAAATGATGGCCTGCTCCCGCCGGTGGTGTTTTTTGTGCGACTATGCCGGCAGGCGCAGTGCTCCTGGACGGGAGGAGCTGTGGCGCCTGCTCTTCGGCGAGGAAATGCCCATGCCTGGGTACGATATTATCTATCCCCTTAACTATCTGTACGCTAGCGGTTATTGTCTCTCTTTTCAGACCTGGGAGGATGACTGGGGGGATGAGTTGCCGGTTGAGGAGGCGGTGGCCGGGTTGGAGGAGTTTTTCCGGCTCTACACGGAGGTTACCCCGGAGATTAAAAAGACAATTGCCGGGTACGTGGAGCAGCACGCAGTCAATGGGGTTTACAGGGAGGAATACCGGGTGCGCCTGGGCATGATCCTCTGGACGGGGGGTGAAAAATGGAAGGCCGAAACAGGCGCCTTTTGAGAGAAACATTAAGTTTGACAAACGATACGTGGGTACATGATGGGTAGGTAATTGATATTCGGTTAATGGGAGGAAGAGATGATAAAGATAAAATATGGTAAGTTCACTTCAGTCTGGTGTTTAATTCTTCTCGTCCTGGCCGGCCTGCTTGCCGGCTGCGGGAGTAAGGAGCCGGCGGCATCAGCAACCCGGGAACTGGTGATCGGTGTCGGGCGGGACTTTTACAAGGGGCCGGAGAGCAGCTGCTTTGTGCACGGCAGCACGGGCGTGTGGGAGAGCCTCACCTACCTCAATGAAAACCTGGAGCCGGTACCTCTGCTGGCCGAAAAGCTCGTCTCCGATGACACGGCCAAGGTATGGACGGTGTATCTGAGGAAGGGAGTTAAATTCCATGATGGGGCACCGCTTAATTCGGAGGCGGTGGTAAAGAGCGTGGAGCGCCTACAAAGGCGGGCGCAATTCGACGAGTACGGAACTTTTTTGAACCTGGATCGAGTTGAGGCAGCAGGTGACCGGACGGTGAGGTTTACCTTCAACAAGCCGGAGCCGGTTTTTCCGGCTAAAGTGGCTTATCACGGCTGCCCCATTTTCAGCCCGCAGAGCTTTGACGCTGAAGGAAGAATTGTTCATCCTTACGGGACGGGGCCTTTCAAGTATGCTGAATACAAAAAAGGAGAAGCCCTGGTGCTGGTCCGCAACGAAGAGTATTGGGGTGGCAAACCCAGGCTGACAAAAGTGACTTTTAAAGTCATTCCCGACCCCTCCACCCGCCTGGCTGCCCTGCAGACAGGTGAAATTCAGGCCGTAGCCGATGTGGGTGGTATTTTGCCGGAGCAGGTTCCGGCCATAAAGAGCGATTCACAACTGGCTTTATCTTCCCGGCCTGTTACCACAACCCACTACCTGCTATTTAACAACAAGAAACCGCCTTTTAACGACCGGCGCTTGCGCCAGGCGGTCAGCCTTTTTATCGACAGGCCCCAGCTTGTTAAAGAGGTGCTCGGCGGTTACGGTGAGCCGGCGGATACAGTTTTCACGCCTCTGGCAAAGCATCTAGTAGAGAGGGGATTGTGGAAAACCGACGGGGAAAAAGCGAGATCGCTGGCAGCCCAGGCACTCGGTACCGGCAGGTCCCGGCGTGTCGAGTTTGTCATCAGCACTGCTCTTGCCAACCGCTGGCCTTACAAACAGATAGCTGAGATCCTCCAGGCGCAGTTGCGGGATATCGGCCTTGAGGTGGAGATCAAGCTGGTGGAGGCCGGTGCCTGGAAGGATGCTCTTGCGAGCGGGGAATATCACATTACCCTCTCCCCTTACACCCTGATGACCGGCGACCCGGACTTCTTCTTCGGCCGCTGGGTTTCTTCCGGCGGGCAGATGAACGTGCAGAGGGGTGTGGGATACATCAATCCCGAGGCGGACCGGCTGGTGGAGACTGCAGCTGCCGAACGAGATCCGGTAAAGAGAAGGGAGCTTTATGCTGAGCTGCAACGACTGGTGGCGCGGGATGTGCCTCTCTGCCCCATTTACCACGATGTATGCCTGTACGCGACCAGAAAAGATGTTCAAGACTTAAAACTCGATCCTTTCTTCAAGCCAAGCCTGGATAAAGCCTGGGTTGAGGAGTAATCCGTCTGCGTTTTCGGGGCAGATGCTCATGCCGCCCATGCGGCACCATCAGAAAGATGTAAATACAGATCAGGCGAAGCAAGGTTTGGAGGTTGATTCGGAACCGGCGTTAGACAGTTCTTGCGAGCTTCCGACATCTGACATCTGCCTCGGACATCTAGTTAAATACCCGCTGGCGGGTAATAAGCCGGAGAATTCTGTGATCAATGCCGGTTCTGGGTAAAGGTGGGGATGTAGGTGCAGCTCATTTTAGATGTCCTGCCAAATGTCCTAAAGCTGTGGAAAAGTGTGTTGCCTTCCATGCTGCTTGGTTGCTTTCTCGGCAATCTGTTTCAAAATACCGTTCTTCTGCAGCGCCTGGGCCGGGTAATGCAGCCCCTGGCGCGGCTGGGCCGTTTGCCTGCGGGCTGTGCGACACCCCTCACCTTGTGCCTGGCCGACCGGATTGCCGCCTACACCATGCTGGCCGAGCTGAAAAATACCGGGGTAGTCGGGGCCCGGGAGGTGGTGGTTTCTTTTCTGGTTTCCGCCCTTCCTACGGGGATCTATTATACGATATTTTACTTCAGCCCGGCGGTTATGGCCTCCCTGGGGTGCCATACCGGAGCCGTATACCTGGCAATATACCTTGGCATAAGTTTAATGATCGGCGCCGTGGGAATGCTGCTGGGCAGGTTGCTTTTGCCGCTGCCGGATCAAGATCAGGAAGAGGGTGATCGAAGCCGGGAAACGGTTGGTTTATCCTGGCGGGATAAGCTGGCTGAAGCGGTGCGCCGCACGCTTCCCGCTTTTTGCCGTCTGGCTGTGGTATTCATGCCCGTCACCTTTCTGGTAGCGATCCTGCTGCATACGGACCTTGTCAACCAAATATTGCGGCAGGTTGAACCTGTCTTAAGTTACCTGGGCCTGCCGGCCCCTGTGATCCTCGTTATTACTACAGGTGTAATCAGCATGGTTGCAGCCATAGGCGCCCTCGGCCCCATCCTGCAGGCCGGTTTGGTCACTCCGGCCGAGGCGGTTATCGCCTTGCTGGTTACTTCGGTGCTGCATTACCTGTATGAATTCTGGAGCAGTGGGCTGCCGACCAACATTTCTATTTTCGGACCCAAATTAGGCGGGAAAGTAAGCCTGGCAGCGCTGGTGGTGCGGGAGTGTGCGACTTGCCTGGCAATAGGGTTGGTGGTTGTCTTGTTTAATTAACGTTTCTCCCTGATGTAACAGCGCTTTAAGTGAACATCTCAGGAGTCGTTGCCGGGTAGATGGGGTTTAATTTCTTAAGTATCTATTAAATTACAGTTTAAGGAGTGGTGGAGGATGGGTGAAAAACCGAAAATCGCCTTGCGCGATACCACGGACTTGATGGTATACGGCCACGAAGTGTGGCTGGAGATGGCCGGCAGCCACGGCCACGCAGGCGGCAACGTGGAGGTGTATGTGAAATGGGGGCACAATATGCAGACGGACGGGCTGGCCCGGAAAGAAGGCATGACCACGCTGGTTGTGGCTCCGGGTGGGGAAAAAGAAGAGTTGGCCATCGGCGATGGAGGCCCCGATTATTATATCCTGCGTCTTTCTGCCCCTGCCGAAGGGTTTTATCACGTTGTTGTTCAAAATACCGGCAGCTACGTGCTGGATAAGGAGGGCAAGTATCATCAGGGTACCCGCAGGGAACACCCGGATGCGGCCCAGGCCGTTTTATATAACCAGTACGCGCAGACTTTCGTACCGGTGGGACACGACCTGGAGGGTGTTCCCCAGCGGGCCGGAATACCATTGGAAATAATACCGGCAGTATGGAAACAATGGCGGGTGGGTGATGAAATCGGCCTGCAGGTACAATTCCGCGGTGAGCCGCTGGATGGTGTGGCCCTGGATGTGGCCTGCAACGGGCCTGGTGGATACCGGCAGTGGCAGGAAATGACGGGCGGGGACGGCCGCATCAATCTGCAGGCCCGGGACCCCGGCCGCTACCTGGTGGTGGCCCGCTACCGGGTGCCGGAAGGGGAAGAAGGGGTGTATGATGCCCTGTCCCTGACGGCAACATTGTGCTTTATTGTGACTAAATAAAACCCTGTTACGAGCAAAAATGGCACTTAAGCTACAAGGAAGTTAGACGTTACGCGGCAACGTCTTTTGTCTATAGGCTCTGAAGGACCGTCATGGCCGCCTCTCGTGCTGCTGGCCATGACGGTTCATCAAGGTGAATGCCCGTAAAAATCTAAGAAGAGAGGGATAAATTATGTTTCAAAGACACAAGTTTTTTATCAACTTGTTTATCGTAATACTGCTAGTTGCAATCTTGACGGGCTGTGCAACGAAAACCGGGGTGAGTGTAAAAGAAAAAGGAGGAGAAATAACGGTAGCTGTCGCTGAAGACCCCGGGTTTGATCAGCTGGATGCAGCCTCCTATAACGGTTTAATTCAAGCTTATCCGATGATCTATGACTCTTTGGTAGAGTATGGAGAAAAAGGCAAGATTCTACCCGCTTTAGCCACGTCCTGGGAGATTTCACCTGACGGTAAAACTTACACATTTCATTTGCGACAAGGAGTAAAGTTTTCCGACGGTACACCTTTTAATGCTGATGCGGTCAAATTTTCCCTGGAAAGGTGGCGCCAGAAGCCAGAGCATTCTTCAATCACTGCCTCCAAAGCCCTGGAGAAGATTGAGGTTGTTGATTCTCATACCATTAAGTTGCACTTTAACATCTGCTACTACCCCATCCTGACGGAATTGACGTATCCCCGGCCGGTGAGAATTATGAGCCCTTCTGCGGTTACTCCTGCCGGAGATCCCAATGGTAAGTTCGTCAAACCGATCGGGACAGGCCCCTGGATGGTTGAAAGCTATACTAAAGACCAGCAGGCTGTCTTGGTGAGAAATCCCAATTATTGGGGAGAAAAGCCCAAGCTAAGCAAGATCATTTTAAAGGTTATTCCCGACCCTCAAGCCAGGGTGCTGGCTCTCCAGAGCGGAGAGGTGGATTTGGCCGGAGGGCGAATGAGCAGTATTCCTCTGGAAAGTCTCCCGTTAATAACAAAAGACAGCAAGCTGCAAATTCACCGGACCGAGGGGAGCACATCTTATTTCTTGATCTTCAATTATGACAATGAGTTTTTCCAAGATGTCCGCATTAGGCAGGCCATCAACTATGCGATCAACAAAAGGAGCATGGTGGACAATCTCCTTAGTGGGGTGGGCAAACCTGCGCAAGGGCTTTTCCAATTCACTGTTCCCTATGTTACCGAAAGAAATAACCAGGGTTACCCGTACGATGTGAACAGGGCCAGGGAACTGTTAGCGGAAGCTGGGTGGAAAGATACAGATGGCGACGGCATACTGGACAAGAATGGGAAGCCTTTTAAGGTTTCTTTGACCTTCCAAAACGTAGAGTATCCTGAATGGAAACCCATGTGTGAAGCCATCCAAGGAGATCTGGCGAAAGTGGGCATTCAGGTAAACTTGAAAATGCTGGAGCGCACTGCTTATTATGATGAACTCTGGAAAAACAGGGGCTACGAACTCATTATCTACCGCACCTATTCGGACTCCTGGAATCCTCATGGCTTTTTAGCGGGACTTTTCCATACTGCCAAGGGTAAACCCGCTGTTGCCTGGGCTGATCCAAAACTTGAGTTGCTGATTGATAATGTCTTATCTACTATGGACGAAACAGAAAGGCAAAAAATCTATGATGAAATATTCAACTTGATTTACGAACAGGCCATGTGTGTGCCTCTTTATTACCCGGAAGAAATTATGGTAGTTAATTCGTATGTCCAGGGTTTTGAATTCGGAACCACGGCGTATTTTCCCGTAAAATGGGAAAAGCTTTTTGTGACCAAATAAAGCCGGGCGAGAGGGGAGTAAGATGATCAACGAGATATCAAATTACTGGAGCCGGGAAGCGAGTGAGTACGATAAAAGTATCCAGGCTGAGTTTCGCAATCAGAAGGGTATTGAAGTGTGGAAAAATCTCCTTCGAGAAGCCTTGGGAGAGAAAGTACCCCAGCATGTCCTGGATGTGGGAACCGGTTCCGGATTTTTAGCATTGCTTCTGGCCGAAATGGGACACCGTGTTATGGCCGTGGATGCTGCACCGGGAATGCTGGAAATTGCATCTAGAAATGCTGCCCAACGCGGTTTACGAATAGATTTTCGTTTAAATGACGCATCGGAACTCGTTGGATTTGCCGACGATACGTTTGACGCAGTAGTTTCCCGCCACGTCGTCTGGACCTTGCCGGACCCGGGAAAGGCATACGCTGAATGGTGGCGGGTACTACGCCCGGGAGGAAAGTTAATAGTTATTGACGGCAATTGGTACCTAAACCTGCGTTCCCCGTTCAGGAGGGCCTGGCAATTTTTTGCCTGGATATTAATCTTTCTTTCCGAGGGCTATAAACCCTGGAAGCGGGACCGGAATGAGGAATTTTTGCAGAAATTACCCCTTATTGACCGCCTCCGGCCGCAGGAGGATCAAAAAATATTAAACGCTTGTGGCTTCAAAATAATTACCGTTAAATCTAACATTAATTCTCAAATACGAAGCATATTTGAACATTTGAAGACAGGCTATTGGGGAGATACCTTTATGATTGTTGCCGTGAAACAAGCATAAGCCCCTCTGGTGCCGGATGTACGTCTGGAGATACCTTTATGATTGTTGCCGAGAAACCAGTTATATGATGCAAAGCTGGAAGATCGACCGGAAATGTGTTCAATTACTAAATACATCTGCTTGGGTGACTGAATCGATATTTCTGCAGTGGAATCATATGGTATCTGAAAGGGAGGTTACAGATTATGAAGTCGAGCAAATATTTGATCGCTCTGATAACGATTGCATCTCTTTTGCTGTCAGCATTGGGTTGCGGCCAAAAGGTATCCGAAAAAGCGTCGACAGGGGGGACAACGGAGAAAACCCTCACGCTAGGCCTGGCCCAGTCGCCGACCAATCTTGACCCTGCTGTGGAATATAACGGCTGGTACACTGTGGAATACGGTCTGGGAGAGACCCTATTCAAGATCAACAAAGATATGAAGATCAGACCCTGGCTCGCAGAATCATGGAAAAGAGTGGACGAACTGACCTGGAAGATCAAGATCAGGGATAATGTCTTCTTCCATAACAACAAAAAGGTCGACGGAAAGGCGGTCAAGGTATCGCTCGAGCGTTCCCTGCGAATGAATAAGAGAGCGCCTGAGTTGCTCGATATCGCATCAATAGAGGCAAATGGCAATGAGATTACGGTAAAGACCAACCATCCAAACCCGGCATTGCTGAATGCCCTGGCAGATCCCCTGACGGTGATCGTTGATGCAGAGGCAGCCAGTGCCATGGGCGATGCTTTTGCCATGAAACCCATTCTGACCGGCCCCTTCAAGTTAAAAGAATATGTGAAAGACGTTCAGGTGGTCGTCGAAAGGAATGACGATTACTGGGGAGAGAGGCCGAAGCTGGAGAGGGTGATTATCAAGCTTATTCCTGATGCCAATACCAGGATAATGGCCCTGCAGGCGGGGGAGGTCCAGGTTGCGAACAACATTCCTGCAGAAAGCCTTGAGGCCATTAAAAAGAGCAGATCATTCCGGACGCTCAGCTGGTCCTCTGTGCGCACCCATATGCTCATTTTTAATGTCAAGAAACCAGGACTTGACGATATTAACGTGAGAAAAGCGATTAATATGGCCATTAACAGGGAAGACCTGGCTAATAAAGTGATGAAAGGCAGCGGCATCCCTGCGGTTAGCCCTTATCCACTGGTCCTGCCTTTTGGCGGGAATGAGCTGAAGGGATATGCCTATCAACCCGATGAGGCCAAGAAGCTCCTTGATGCCGCAGGCTGGAAGGTTGGCTCTGACAACATCCGCCGGAAGAACGGGAAAAAGCTGGAGTTTACCGTTCTCTGTTATAAAAGCAGGCCAGAGCTGCCGGTTCTTTTGGAGGCCATCCAGGCTGAGCTGCAGGAGATCGGGATCAAGATAAATATTTCAGTTGTGGAAAACATCAGCGATGCTCTGAAAGGAGACTTCGATGCTGCCATTTACAGCATAAACACTGCTCCGACTGCTGATCCTCAGTACCTGCTGGAGATCATGTTTAGGACGGGAGCGAGCTCCAACTTCGGGAAATACAGCAATCCCAGGCTTGACGCTCTGGTCGATCAGCTCAAAACCGCTTTCGATACCCAAAAGAGAAACTCCATAGCAAAAGAGGCTCAACAGGTGCTGCTCGATGACGCAGCTTTCGCATTCCTGGTCTACCCCAAGACGATTGTGGCCATGAGCAATAAGGTTAAGGGGATTACGCCATCTCCAACCGAGTACTATCTGTTGACACCAGAGGTGACGCTTGCAACGTGATTGAGGTGATTAGTGCGTGGGGGTGATCCATATGCCAACAAGTGCGGGGATTGTTGTCAGGAGCGCGGCAGGGGATAATGCTCAGGAGGTTGCCGAATTCGCTATTCGCAGCATTAAAGAGGTTTATGGTAGAGAGATCAGGCCGGATTGGGACCGCGATCTGCTTGAGTTTCAAAAGGTCTACCTCGAAACCCCTGGCAATACCTTTTTGACCGCTTATGCCGAAGATGATAAGATTGTCGGCGCCCTGGCCGTGCGCCGGTATGACGGGCGAATACGGATTTTGGATGGTTTTTATGATTTAAAGGCGACGGCAGAGCTTTCCAGATGTTACGTTGATAGGAAATACCGAAGAAGGGGAATTGGTTCCCTGTTGGTAAAAGAAGCTGAACAATTCTCCAGGGGAGCAGGGTATAAAGTAATTTATCTCCATACTCATATGTACCTACCAGGTGCTTTCGAATTCTGGCATTCGCAGGGATTTAAGCTAAGGCTGGATGAAGGGGGCCCCCAGCAAACTGTCCATATGGAAAAATTTTTACCTTAGGTATAAATCTGGTATAAATCTGATAGTTGGCGCCGTGGGGATGCTGCTGGGCAGGTTGCTTTTACCACGGCCGGGGTGGGTCAGGTTTGGGCTGGTAAGGCAATGGAGAATAACTGCGGGGTAATCAAGCCCGAGTAATGAGGACCGGCGGGGAGAAAAGGACCTGGAGTACGTTCCGTCAGTACCGCATCCGCAGCGTTCCGGGCTTGTAAAGAAATCGAAATGCAAATACATCCTTGCCCTTAATGGTAAGGCCGGGCAAAAGGTGAGGTTGCCAGCTATTCTGTTGCAGGAATTTATTACTTAATGTCGAAGCTTAATGTCGAATAGAATATCTCCCGAATAAAAAGGCGGCTGAAGCTGCTCTGGTTTGGTTGAGAGAAAGGCAGACCACGAAGGTCTTTTCTTGCAGAAGCAAGATGAGATTTTCGTGGTTTTTTGTTTCAGTGGCTCCTCGCAAGGAAAGGGGTACGCGGCGGCTTTTTTAAGCTGTCAGGCAGGGTGTTTGATAGTGGATTCCAGTTTGCTTCTTATCAGGGACCTGTCGGTGGAATTTCCGGGTCCCGGGGGTTCAATCCGGGCAGTGGACAGGGTTGACCTGGAGATTGAAAAAGGGGAGCGGGTGGCCCTGGTCGGGGAAACAGGCAGCGGCAAAAGCGTCCTGCTTCTCTCCCTCCTTCGGCTTTTGCCGGCCGGTGCCCGGATTGCCGGAGAAATCTGGTACAAAGGAAGGAACCTTCTCCGTTTATCCGAGGATGAACTCTGCCGGATCCGGGGGCGGGAGCTGGCCTACATTCCGCAAGGGACAGGAAACGCCTTGAACCCCGTCTTAACCGTGGGAATTCAAGTGGCCGAGCCTCTGATCGTCCACCTGGGCTTCAAAAAGAGGCCCGCTCTGGCAAAGGCGGTTTCTCTGCTCGGGCAACTGGGCATCCCCGAGGCTCACAAAAGAGCCTTTGAGTACCCGCATCAGTACAGCGGAGGGATGAAGCAGAGGGTGCTGGTGGCCATGGGGGCAGCTGCCGAGCCCCAGGTTCTCCTTGCTGATGAACCTACGAAGGGAGTGGACTGGGAAAGGCGAGAAGAAATCATAAACCTCTTTCAAAGTTTGGCAGAAAAGACTATCTTAACCGTTACTCATGACCTCTGTTTTGCCGAAAAGTTTGCCCAAAAGGTGGCAGTAATGTATGCAGCCCAAATTGTGGAGGTGGCTCCCCGGGCGGAATTCTTCAGACAGCCGCTCCACCCTTACGCCCAGGCGTTGCTGGCCGCCTTACCCCCCCGCGGCTTGCGGCCCCTGGCCGGCTACGCCCCTGAGCACGCCAGCTATGGAGAACCGGGCTGTCGTTTCCGAAAGCGCTGCCCCCGCGCTTTCCACCACTGCCAGGCGGAGCCACCCCTTTTAGAACAAAACGGTCGCCAGGTGAGGTGCTGGCTCTATGTTAGTTAAAGCAGTTGCCCTGAGCAAGACCTATAAAATCGGGTGGCTCAAGAAAAGGTCCATTAAGGTGATCAAAGAGGCCGAGATCTTTATCGATGAAGGGGAGACCGTAGGCCTCGTCGGGGAAAGCGGGAGCGGCAAAACCACCCTGGGGCTCCTTTTAACAGGTCTTTTAAAACCCGATGAGGGTCAGATTTTCTTTAACGGGAAGGAAATCACCAGACTGACTCCGTCTGAGAATAAGGATTTCCGGCGCCAGGCCCAGATCATCTTCCAGCACCCCGAGGCGGCCTTCAACCCCAAATGGAGATTGATCCGGAGCCTGGCCGAACCGTACAGGCTGCACGGAATCCCCTTTACAGAGAAGGTCCTCTTAAAGCAACTGGAAGCCGTCGGCCTGTACGCCGAGCACCTGGGCCGCTACCCCTCCCAGCTGAGCGGGGGAGAACTGCAGAGGGCAACCATCGCCCGCGTCATGGTGCTTGAGCCGAAGTTTCTCGTGCTGGATGAACCCACCAGCATGCTGGATGTCATTACCCAGGCGCAGATCATCAGGCTTTTGCAGGCGATTCAAAAGGAAAAAGGGGTGGCCTATCTCTTCATCAGCCACGATTTAGAACTGGCCCGGTTGTTCTGCCGGCGGATTTACCGCCTGGTGGACGGGAAGCTGCAGGAGCAGCCGCCGGTGCGCCAGCCTCACGAGATCCTGCAACAGGGTGCTTTTTAAGAAAGGGGGCGCGGAATTGCAGCGCTGGAAATGGATTTTGTTCTTGTTCGCAGGTTATCTCTCTGTTGCCTGTTTTGCCTCTGCTGCTTTGGGGCAATCAGATCTGAGCGTCCTCCGCTTTGACGAAAAAATCAAAAAAGAAACCATCGATCCCGAAAGATATCCCAGCCGGGAGGCCTATGCCGTGGGGGAAAAGCTGGCCCGGGAGGCTATGAGCAGGTTCAGAGCAGAAAAAGGGAGTTACCCCCCGCGGGTAGCCGCAGTGATCTGGGGCAAGGAGACGGCGGGGAGGGAAGGGCCGATGGTTTCCTTTGCCCTTGCCCTGCTTGGCGTCAGGCCCCGGTGGGATCCATCTGGAAAAGTGGTTGGCCTGGAGTTGATCAGTCCCAGTGAATTGGGCCGGCCGCGCACCGATGTCATAATGATAGCCACAGGCCTGTTTCGCGACCTTTTCAAGAACCAGGTGATTATGCTGGACCGGGCCCACCGCCTGGCCCTGGCGGCTTCTTACCAGAGCATCACCTCAGCCTATCCCGACCTCCAGGGGGCCCTGGATGCCTCCCTTGCCTCTTTAGAAAGAGCCAGACTGCTCACAAAAGGGAGGGAGCCATTGGACTCCAACTATGTTGCCGGGTGCTGGATAATTGCCGTCCGCGAGCTCCTGGCCAAAGGCCACCAGCCAGAGGAAGCCGGCGAACTGGCGGCGGCCAGGATTTTTGCTCCACCTGAAGGAGAGTTTGGTTCCGGAGTCGATGTTGTCGGATCTCCGCAGGACCCGGAAAAGGTGGCCAACCAGTTTGTGAACCGCCTGGGCAATGTTTATTCCGAGACGGATTGGGGTGCAAACCGGCCCGAACTTTTCAAGGAACTGCTGAAGGGGTGTAATGTACTCTTCCACTGTTGCAGCGAAAGTTCGATCCTTGACCAGGACGACCTGCCCCTGGAATACACCTACGTGCCGGGGCTGAGGGCGGCCCTGGAAAAATGGGGGGGAGGGGAGGTGGAAAAAATTACCGGGACACCCCATGGCCTGCAGGGAGTTGAGACCGGCAAAGAACCAGGACCGCAGGAAGATTCCCGGGTTCGGCTTGGCGAAAAGGGGAGCGCTCCGGCGGTTCAGAAAAAGCCATCAGCAGCAGGGGTAGAACCGGTCCAAACAAAATCCCAACAGCAGCAGGCAAGTTCAGCGCCTTTGCCGCCCCGAGCACCCGAGGTTAAACCAGGGCCGCTGATCTTTGAAGTGGAGCCTGTACCATTGCCTGCTGCCCATTCCCAGGGGCAAGCTTCCTGCTGGCCTGCTGTTGGAGTCCTTCTGGCCCTGCTTGCGGTGGGCGGAGCAAAGGGGCTCCTCCAGCACAGGCGAGAATTTGGCCAGATGCATCCAATTGGTTTTTGAGGAGGAGTTGAAATTGGGTCTGCTGTACGGATTGAAGGAAGTAATGCACCAGCTTTCTGCCATCCTGCTGGTTCCCACCATCGCCGTGCTTCTGTTCTTTATTTGTTTTGCTGTAATTGAACTGGGCAGCCTGCTGGTGGAATGGCTCTTTTCGAGGCGTGCTGCTTTAACCGATGTTTCTGATTTGGTGAGAAAAATCAAAATGAGCAGGCACCGGGTGGAACTGGGAAGACTGGTTGAGGAAAGCAATATGCTCCGCAGGCAAAAAGAAGCGCTGGGCGCGCTGCTGGCGCAGTCAGAACTGCCCCACGCTGCCTGGGAGGCCCTGGCGCGCAGGATGCTTACTCGGGAGGAGCTTTTTTACGCAAAGATAGTGACCAAAACAGAACTCGTGGCCCGGTTAGGCCCCATGCTCGGTTTGATGGCAACACTGATCCCTCTCGGCCCGGGGCTAATTGCTCTGAGCCAGGGTGATACCAAAAAACTTGCCGAAAGTTTGCTGACGGCGTTCGACGCCACCGTGCTTGGCCTGGCGTCGGCCGCCATCGCCTATTTCATTTCCAGGGTGCGCCGGCGGTGGTACGAGGATTACATGAGCATCCTGGAAACCGTTACTGAAGCTTTGCTGGAGGTGAGCAAGAGCCATGAGGTCGCTGCGGAAAAAGAAGGGGCTGCTGACTTCGGCGGAGGAAGCAAATCCCTTAGAGGGAGCGATTAACATTGTAGACGCCATGCTGGTCTTCGCCTGCGGCTTGATGCTTGCCCTGGTGATTTACTGGAAAGTTCCGATCATCCCTCAGGGAGAAAGAATCGAGTTAAAACAAGCGAGGGAAGTTTCCCATCTCCCCGAAGTGCGGCGCGACCTGCTGGAAACACCTGGGGAAGGAAAGGCTTATGAAAAGGTGGGGACAGTCTTCAAAGACCCCGAAACAGGAAAACTCTTTATGGTAACCACAGAACAGTTGAGATAGGGGGGAACAATGGTGGCGAGAAAAGCCAGGTTTTTTACTCTGGCGGTTTTATTCCTTTTTGCCGTAACCCTTTTTAATGGGACGGCCTTGGCTT
Above is a genomic segment from Bacillota bacterium containing:
- a CDS encoding class I SAM-dependent methyltransferase translates to MTTERLDPAGGAPDCSGYSLKDPHFWTETWNEAHRHSLSARRRPDLNPIEYWNRLAGQVERWTDQANARGRVARVLAWLEQQGVLHPEIEVLDIGAGAGTFTIPLAPQVKKVVALEPALAVLAALQKKVEAEGLTNVQFLDLEWEKIDPVVERLAGKFDLVFASLTPGVRDVETLEKMMACSRRWCFLCDYAGRRSAPGREELWRLLFGEEMPMPGYDIIYPLNYLYASGYCLSFQTWEDDWGDELPVEEAVAGLEEFFRLYTEVTPEIKKTIAGYVEQHAVNGVYREEYRVRLGMILWTGGEKWKAETGAF
- a CDS encoding ABC transporter substrate-binding protein, which translates into the protein MIKIKYGKFTSVWCLILLVLAGLLAGCGSKEPAASATRELVIGVGRDFYKGPESSCFVHGSTGVWESLTYLNENLEPVPLLAEKLVSDDTAKVWTVYLRKGVKFHDGAPLNSEAVVKSVERLQRRAQFDEYGTFLNLDRVEAAGDRTVRFTFNKPEPVFPAKVAYHGCPIFSPQSFDAEGRIVHPYGTGPFKYAEYKKGEALVLVRNEEYWGGKPRLTKVTFKVIPDPSTRLAALQTGEIQAVADVGGILPEQVPAIKSDSQLALSSRPVTTTHYLLFNNKKPPFNDRRLRQAVSLFIDRPQLVKEVLGGYGEPADTVFTPLAKHLVERGLWKTDGEKARSLAAQALGTGRSRRVEFVISTALANRWPYKQIAEILQAQLRDIGLEVEIKLVEAGAWKDALASGEYHITLSPYTLMTGDPDFFFGRWVSSGGQMNVQRGVGYINPEADRLVETAAAERDPVKRRELYAELQRLVARDVPLCPIYHDVCLYATRKDVQDLKLDPFFKPSLDKAWVEE
- a CDS encoding DUF4198 domain-containing protein; translated protein: MGEKPKIALRDTTDLMVYGHEVWLEMAGSHGHAGGNVEVYVKWGHNMQTDGLARKEGMTTLVVAPGGEKEELAIGDGGPDYYILRLSAPAEGFYHVVVQNTGSYVLDKEGKYHQGTRREHPDAAQAVLYNQYAQTFVPVGHDLEGVPQRAGIPLEIIPAVWKQWRVGDEIGLQVQFRGEPLDGVALDVACNGPGGYRQWQEMTGGDGRINLQARDPGRYLVVARYRVPEGEEGVYDALSLTATLCFIVTK
- the nikA gene encoding nickel ABC transporter, nickel/metallophore periplasmic binding protein yields the protein MFQRHKFFINLFIVILLVAILTGCATKTGVSVKEKGGEITVAVAEDPGFDQLDAASYNGLIQAYPMIYDSLVEYGEKGKILPALATSWEISPDGKTYTFHLRQGVKFSDGTPFNADAVKFSLERWRQKPEHSSITASKALEKIEVVDSHTIKLHFNICYYPILTELTYPRPVRIMSPSAVTPAGDPNGKFVKPIGTGPWMVESYTKDQQAVLVRNPNYWGEKPKLSKIILKVIPDPQARVLALQSGEVDLAGGRMSSIPLESLPLITKDSKLQIHRTEGSTSYFLIFNYDNEFFQDVRIRQAINYAINKRSMVDNLLSGVGKPAQGLFQFTVPYVTERNNQGYPYDVNRARELLAEAGWKDTDGDGILDKNGKPFKVSLTFQNVEYPEWKPMCEAIQGDLAKVGIQVNLKMLERTAYYDELWKNRGYELIIYRTYSDSWNPHGFLAGLFHTAKGKPAVAWADPKLELLIDNVLSTMDETERQKIYDEIFNLIYEQAMCVPLYYPEEIMVVNSYVQGFEFGTTAYFPVKWEKLFVTK
- a CDS encoding methyltransferase domain-containing protein, encoding MINEISNYWSREASEYDKSIQAEFRNQKGIEVWKNLLREALGEKVPQHVLDVGTGSGFLALLLAEMGHRVMAVDAAPGMLEIASRNAAQRGLRIDFRLNDASELVGFADDTFDAVVSRHVVWTLPDPGKAYAEWWRVLRPGGKLIVIDGNWYLNLRSPFRRAWQFFAWILIFLSEGYKPWKRDRNEEFLQKLPLIDRLRPQEDQKILNACGFKIITVKSNINSQIRSIFEHLKTGYWGDTFMIVAVKQA